A genomic window from Flavobacterium phycosphaerae includes:
- a CDS encoding OmpA family protein yields MKHLNKLFVVMLLLAGFSSQAQDSNNPWAISFGVNAVDTRVSAASKLEDQLSQYFNAKDNWNILPSVSYVNVSKYVGDNFSFGVTGSVNKITKYVLPRVAEGPYEVVNPGDLNYYAFDGVINYSLMNLIKSKTIDPSIHIGGGYTWFGDDAHAGTLNGGLGLTYWFTETVGLSVRSTYKQSFEDVREDMPSHMQHFAGLTFKFGGKDTDGDGIYDKDDACPEVAGLKQFNGCPDTDADGIADKDDACPEIAGPAEFNGCPDTDGDGIADKDDACPEVAGLKSLGGCPDADGDGITDKSDKCPEVKGPKENAGCPWPDRDGDKVLDKDDKCPDVAGTVANNGCPEVSDEVVKRLNDYAKTILFNSGKATFQQQTYPVLQSITAILKEYPSSKFSIEGHTDSDGKDAANQKLSEDRAAAVKNYLIENGIASDRLSSVGFGESKPIDTNKTKAGKANNRRVEVKLVK; encoded by the coding sequence ATGAAACATCTTAACAAATTATTCGTTGTTATGCTATTGTTGGCTGGTTTCAGCTCACAAGCTCAAGACAGCAACAATCCTTGGGCGATTTCGTTTGGGGTTAACGCAGTAGACACAAGAGTTAGTGCTGCATCTAAATTAGAAGATCAGTTATCACAGTATTTTAATGCTAAAGACAACTGGAACATTCTTCCTTCAGTGTCGTATGTCAACGTGTCTAAGTACGTTGGTGACAATTTCTCATTCGGTGTTACCGGATCGGTAAACAAAATTACGAAGTATGTACTTCCAAGAGTAGCTGAAGGTCCTTATGAAGTAGTAAATCCTGGTGATTTAAACTATTATGCGTTTGATGGAGTAATCAACTATAGTTTAATGAATTTGATTAAATCTAAAACTATCGATCCATCTATCCACATTGGTGGAGGTTACACCTGGTTTGGTGACGATGCTCATGCTGGTACATTAAACGGAGGTTTAGGGTTAACTTACTGGTTCACTGAAACTGTAGGTTTATCTGTTCGTTCTACTTACAAACAATCTTTCGAAGATGTACGTGAAGATATGCCATCTCACATGCAACACTTTGCTGGTCTTACTTTCAAATTTGGTGGAAAAGATACAGATGGTGACGGAATTTATGACAAAGACGACGCTTGTCCTGAAGTAGCTGGTTTAAAACAATTCAACGGTTGTCCTGATACAGATGCTGACGGAATTGCTGATAAAGATGATGCTTGTCCTGAAATCGCTGGTCCTGCTGAATTCAACGGTTGTCCTGATACAGACGGTGACGGAATTGCTGATAAAGATGATGCTTGTCCTGAAGTGGCTGGTTTGAAATCTTTAGGTGGATGTCCTGATGCTGACGGTGACGGAATCACTGACAAATCGGATAAATGTCCAGAAGTAAAAGGTCCAAAAGAAAACGCAGGTTGTCCTTGGCCAGATAGAGATGGTGATAAAGTTTTAGATAAAGATGACAAATGTCCGGATGTAGCTGGTACTGTAGCTAACAACGGTTGTCCTGAAGTATCTGACGAAGTAGTTAAAAGATTAAATGACTACGCTAAAACTATCTTGTTCAACTCAGGTAAAGCAACTTTTCAACAACAAACTTACCCAGTATTACAATCAATCACTGCAATCTTAAAAGAATACCCTTCTTCTAAATTCAGTATTGAAGGTCACACGGATAGTGATGGTAAAGACGCTGCTAACCAAAAATTATCTGAAGACAGAGCTGCTGCCGTTAAAAATTACTTAATTGAAAACGGTATCGCTTCTGACAGATTATCATCTGTAGGTTTCGGTGAATCTAAACCAATCGATACCAACAAAACTAAAGCTGGTAAAGCTAACAACAGAAGAGTTGAAGTGAAATTAGTAAAATAA
- a CDS encoding GNAT family N-acetyltransferase — translation MSIIITPRLIIQPLELNDSEFILELLNTKGWLQFIGDRNIKTIAETKDYIQKIVDNPNFTYFVFRLKESQLPLGIITLVKRDALDYPDFGFSLLPQYGKHGFAFEAGSAVLQYLETEAKQEIMLAITLPENQNSIALLEKLDFIFEKEIEENDEKLLLYSKKVKT, via the coding sequence ATGTCAATAATAATCACCCCACGACTCATCATACAACCGTTAGAATTAAATGATTCTGAATTTATCCTTGAATTGCTGAATACCAAAGGCTGGCTGCAATTTATAGGCGACCGAAATATTAAAACGATAGCAGAAACCAAAGACTATATCCAAAAAATAGTCGATAACCCTAACTTTACTTATTTTGTTTTCAGATTAAAAGAAAGTCAGTTGCCTCTTGGAATCATCACTTTGGTCAAAAGAGACGCTCTTGATTATCCTGATTTTGGCTTTTCGTTATTGCCCCAATACGGAAAGCATGGTTTTGCTTTTGAGGCCGGCAGTGCCGTTTTACAGTATTTAGAAACAGAAGCGAAACAAGAGATAATGCTGGCCATTACCCTTCCTGAAAACCAAAATTCAATAGCACTTTTAGAAAAGCTGGACTTTATCTTTGAAAAAGAAATCGAAGAAAATGACGAAAAGCTTTTGCTGTACAGCAAAAAAGTAAAAACATAA
- a CDS encoding Crp/Fnr family transcriptional regulator, which translates to MTFIDFITAATTEDSDNERTEIIQAFRQLNLKKHDVFVKEGEVCLYFCYIENGILQHALEVDGNEKTTYIALKNTVTSSLYSFLNQTPSRKSIKALTDATLWVIDLEKFMKLKTNNKAFFQLYYTILEKQICLIDDYRIDLLTLTPEERYRKLLASEPKLLQEVPLHYLAAFLGISSRHMSRIRKTIK; encoded by the coding sequence ATGACGTTTATCGATTTTATAACTGCCGCCACGACCGAAGATTCAGACAACGAAAGAACCGAAATCATTCAAGCGTTCCGTCAACTGAATCTCAAGAAACACGATGTTTTTGTCAAGGAAGGAGAAGTTTGTCTGTATTTCTGCTACATCGAAAATGGTATTTTGCAACATGCCCTCGAAGTTGACGGTAACGAAAAGACCACTTACATTGCCCTTAAAAACACGGTCACCAGTTCGCTTTACAGTTTTCTGAATCAAACACCCTCTCGCAAAAGCATCAAAGCACTTACGGATGCTACGTTATGGGTAATCGATTTGGAAAAATTCATGAAGTTAAAAACTAACAACAAAGCCTTTTTCCAACTGTATTATACCATACTCGAAAAACAAATTTGCCTCATTGATGATTATCGTATCGATTTATTGACGCTCACACCCGAAGAACGGTACAGAAAACTTTTGGCTTCTGAGCCCAAATTGTTACAAGAAGTTCCGCTGCACTATTTAGCCGCTTTCCTTGGCATTTCTTCTCGTCACATGAGCCGTATCAGAAAAACAATTAAATAA
- a CDS encoding DHCW motif cupin fold protein: MNKIHFTAIDWTTIEKTVHKGETGTSFWQTLQFDGIRMRIVEYSAGYLADHWCTKGHIVHCLEGEFESELSDGDTFTLQKGMSYIVSDDLSSHRSFSATGVKLLIIDGNFLAQP, from the coding sequence ATGAACAAGATCCACTTTACTGCGATTGATTGGACAACGATTGAAAAAACCGTCCATAAAGGCGAAACCGGTACTTCTTTTTGGCAAACACTACAGTTTGACGGGATACGCATGCGAATCGTGGAATACTCAGCCGGTTATTTGGCAGACCATTGGTGTACCAAAGGCCACATAGTTCACTGTTTAGAAGGTGAATTTGAAAGCGAGTTGTCGGATGGCGATACCTTCACACTCCAAAAAGGGATGTCTTACATTGTTTCCGATGACTTAAGCTCGCATCGCTCCTTTTCAGCAACTGGGGTCAAACTACTTATCATTGACGGTAATTTTTTAGCCCAGCCTTAA
- a CDS encoding PD-(D/E)XK nuclease family protein, translating into MLKYLENIKEIEHWAVDINKRTELIENYLLFWKKLPEYYDALYNCLLNKGIGYQGLIYREAVENLNHFSENNNSQFVFAGFNALNQAEEKIIQHLLALDKAKIYWDIDETLLHDRFHDAGLFQRKFKSDWIYYKTHPYEWMVNDFTETKNIQVIATSKSIGQAKIAGSIIEKHAKESGTNLQNVALVLGEENLLLPVLHSLPNTVDALNITMGFSSKNNPAQLLISKLFKLHNNALARNPINYVLYYKDVLDILTHPLIEPFVYAGDLVNKINKNNYSFISHKKLQELHPDGNELFQLLFQKWDTTAVAVLENLSQILLQIKANLSYENEEEKITHAFVYSVFKVINKMTSYFEQHQMIDDLKTLHAIYKQVIDMAEVSFEGEPLTGLQIMGVLESRVLDFETVIITSVNEGKFPAGKSTNSFIPYDVKRELGLPTYKEKDAIYTYHFYHLLQRAKNIYLIYNADSEGFDAGEKSRFITQLEVEQQSNHHLSFHHYNPDVPNIAHEPIVIPKTESVLNRLREIAEKGFSPSSLTTYIRNPIQFYFQRVLRISETDEVEENIAVNTLGTIIHGALEELYKPFIGRLLTVSDIKSCVTKIDAEVVAQFKEVYKEGEIKKGRNLLAFEVAKRNVLNFLKLELEALEKGEEVQIIALEATFERVLEDARLPFPVLIKGNVDRIELRDGKIRIIDYKTGKVELKNVTLKDWNGLTEDIKNDKIIQVLAYAFMFEQQAKGLEIEAGIISFKNLKSGFLPFNCKQDNVANAVITADVMENYLEQIVVLLQEILDINVPFEEKIN; encoded by the coding sequence GTGCTGAAATACCTTGAAAACATCAAAGAAATAGAACATTGGGCGGTTGACATCAACAAAAGAACGGAGCTGATAGAAAACTATTTGCTCTTTTGGAAAAAACTTCCTGAATACTATGACGCTCTTTACAACTGCCTACTTAACAAAGGCATCGGCTATCAGGGTTTAATTTATCGAGAAGCAGTTGAAAACCTGAACCATTTTTCTGAAAACAATAACAGTCAATTTGTCTTTGCCGGATTCAATGCGCTTAATCAGGCAGAGGAAAAGATTATTCAGCATTTATTAGCTTTAGATAAAGCCAAAATATATTGGGACATCGACGAAACTTTGTTGCACGATAGATTCCATGATGCTGGGTTGTTTCAACGCAAATTTAAATCGGATTGGATTTACTATAAAACACATCCTTACGAATGGATGGTCAACGATTTTACTGAAACCAAAAACATTCAGGTGATTGCTACGTCCAAATCTATTGGTCAGGCTAAAATTGCCGGAAGCATTATTGAAAAACACGCTAAGGAATCCGGCACCAATTTGCAAAATGTAGCATTGGTACTGGGAGAAGAGAATCTTTTGCTTCCGGTTTTGCATTCGTTACCCAATACTGTTGATGCTTTGAATATCACCATGGGATTCTCAAGCAAAAACAATCCGGCACAGTTGCTTATCAGCAAATTATTCAAGCTACACAACAACGCCTTAGCCAGAAACCCTATTAATTATGTGTTGTATTATAAAGATGTGTTAGACATCTTAACCCATCCGTTGATTGAGCCGTTTGTGTATGCCGGTGATTTAGTAAACAAAATCAATAAGAATAACTATTCCTTTATTAGTCATAAAAAGCTACAGGAACTCCATCCCGATGGCAACGAATTATTTCAATTGTTGTTTCAAAAATGGGACACCACTGCGGTGGCTGTTTTAGAGAATTTGTCGCAAATCTTACTTCAAATTAAAGCCAACCTGAGCTACGAAAACGAAGAAGAAAAAATCACTCATGCCTTTGTCTATTCGGTTTTTAAAGTCATTAACAAAATGACTTCCTATTTTGAGCAACATCAAATGATAGATGATCTCAAAACCCTTCACGCTATTTACAAACAAGTAATAGACATGGCAGAAGTTTCCTTTGAAGGGGAACCGCTAACCGGTTTACAAATCATGGGCGTGTTAGAAAGTCGCGTACTTGATTTTGAAACCGTTATCATCACCTCAGTCAATGAAGGAAAGTTCCCGGCCGGTAAAAGCACCAATTCGTTTATACCATATGATGTAAAACGGGAATTGGGTTTACCGACTTACAAAGAAAAGGACGCCATTTACACCTATCACTTCTATCATTTGCTACAACGCGCCAAAAACATTTATCTGATTTATAATGCCGACAGCGAAGGATTTGATGCCGGAGAAAAAAGCCGCTTCATCACCCAATTGGAAGTGGAACAACAGTCGAATCATCACTTGTCTTTTCATCATTACAATCCTGATGTACCCAATATAGCACACGAACCTATTGTGATTCCCAAAACAGAAAGTGTTTTAAATCGCTTACGCGAAATTGCCGAAAAAGGATTCTCTCCTTCTTCGTTGACCACTTATATCCGTAATCCGATACAGTTTTATTTTCAACGGGTGTTGCGTATTTCGGAAACCGATGAAGTAGAAGAAAACATAGCGGTAAATACTTTGGGCACTATTATTCACGGCGCTTTGGAAGAATTGTACAAACCCTTTATCGGAAGGCTCCTGACTGTGTCGGATATTAAAAGTTGTGTGACAAAGATTGATGCTGAAGTAGTGGCACAATTTAAAGAAGTATACAAAGAAGGTGAAATCAAAAAAGGGCGAAACTTACTGGCTTTTGAAGTAGCCAAGCGCAATGTCTTGAACTTTCTTAAACTCGAACTGGAAGCTCTGGAAAAGGGTGAAGAAGTTCAAATTATAGCTTTGGAAGCTACCTTTGAAAGGGTCTTAGAAGATGCTCGTTTGCCTTTTCCGGTATTGATTAAAGGAAATGTAGACCGCATTGAACTACGCGATGGAAAAATCAGAATAATTGATTATAAAACCGGAAAGGTAGAGTTGAAAAATGTGACTTTAAAAGACTGGAACGGCTTGACCGAAGACATCAAAAACGATAAAATTATTCAGGTGCTGGCGTATGCATTTATGTTTGAACAGCAAGCTAAAGGCCTTGAGATAGAAGCCGGAATCATTTCGTTTAAGAATTTAAAATCAGGATTCTTACCCTTTAATTGCAAGCAGGACAATGTAGCCAATGCCGTAATTACAGCTGACGTAATGGAAAACTATTTAGAGCAAATCGTTGTTTTATTGCAGGAGATTTTGGATATCAACGTTCCTTTTGAGGAGAAAATCAACTAA
- a CDS encoding DUF1398 domain-containing protein, which produces MFTISQIKEAHAKVKSGADFPRYMQDIIALGVTSFETFVFDNHTKYYGAQDYKIASEGFKETLTVAHDCDSEQFKSDLKAHQQGHTDYMTFLQDCAKSGIEKWIVVMAKMTCTYYDREGNAVLVETIPTV; this is translated from the coding sequence ATGTTCACTATTTCTCAAATTAAGGAAGCGCATGCCAAAGTAAAAAGCGGTGCCGATTTCCCTCGGTATATGCAAGACATCATAGCGCTTGGTGTTACTTCGTTTGAAACGTTTGTTTTTGATAATCACACTAAATATTACGGGGCTCAGGATTATAAAATTGCTTCTGAAGGTTTTAAAGAAACACTAACTGTGGCTCATGATTGCGATAGTGAGCAATTCAAATCCGATTTAAAAGCGCACCAACAAGGCCATACCGATTATATGACTTTCCTGCAAGACTGTGCCAAATCGGGTATAGAGAAATGGATAGTGGTTATGGCTAAAATGACTTGCACCTATTATGATAGAGAAGGGAATGCTGTGTTGGTAGAAACCATTCCGACGGTTTAG
- a CDS encoding nuclear transport factor 2 family protein: MTNVAYAHQFAQEWVDSWNSHNLDQILSHYSDDFTIETPMAIKLYPQSNGLVAGKEEVRKYWTIGLERIPDLKFELLEVLTGVNGISIYYLNTATQKKAVEVMQFNEQQKVYKAIVHYSE, from the coding sequence ATGACAAACGTTGCTTATGCTCATCAGTTTGCCCAAGAATGGGTAGACTCGTGGAACTCCCACAATCTCGATCAAATATTATCGCACTATTCGGATGATTTTACCATCGAAACCCCTATGGCCATAAAACTGTATCCGCAAAGTAACGGCTTGGTAGCAGGAAAAGAAGAAGTGCGCAAGTACTGGACAATAGGTCTGGAACGCATCCCCGATTTAAAGTTCGAACTACTCGAGGTACTTACCGGTGTTAACGGAATCAGCATTTATTATCTCAATACAGCCACTCAAAAAAAAGCGGTTGAGGTCATGCAATTCAACGAGCAACAAAAGGTGTACAAAGCTATTGTTCACTATTCAGAATAA
- the kbl gene encoding glycine C-acetyltransferase: MYGKIQQHLQNELNTIEQNGIFKRERIITSPQGAEITVNGKTVLNFCANNYLGLSSHPEVIQAAKDALDSHGFGMSSVRFICGTQDIHKTLEQKIANFYGTEDTILYAAAFDANGGVFEPLLGEEDCIISDSLNHASIIDGVRLCKAARYRYENSNMEDLENQLKKAVEAGHRFKLIVTDGVFSMDGLVAPLDKICDLADQYDALVMVDECHAAGFIGATGKGTLEAKGVMGRVDIITGTLGKALGGAMGGYTTAKKEVIEILRQRSRPYLFSNSLAPAIVGASIKVFELLEKDTTLRDKLEWNTNYFKAGMKAAGLDIIDGDSAIVPVMLYDAKLSQIMADELLKKGIYVIGFFYPVVPKDKARIRVQLSAAHTKEHLDQAINAFTEVGKMLKVI; the protein is encoded by the coding sequence ATGTACGGAAAAATTCAACAACACTTACAAAACGAACTGAATACCATTGAGCAAAACGGTATTTTTAAGAGAGAAAGAATTATTACTTCACCACAAGGAGCGGAAATTACTGTAAACGGCAAAACGGTTTTGAACTTTTGTGCCAATAACTATTTGGGCTTATCCTCACACCCCGAAGTAATTCAGGCAGCGAAAGATGCTTTAGATTCTCATGGTTTCGGAATGTCATCAGTACGTTTCATCTGCGGAACACAAGATATTCATAAAACATTGGAACAAAAAATAGCCAATTTCTACGGCACCGAAGACACCATTTTGTATGCTGCCGCTTTTGATGCTAATGGCGGTGTTTTCGAACCTTTATTGGGCGAAGAAGACTGTATTATTTCGGATAGTTTGAATCATGCTTCCATTATTGACGGGGTTCGTTTGTGCAAAGCAGCGCGTTATCGTTATGAAAATTCCAACATGGAAGATTTGGAAAATCAATTGAAAAAAGCGGTAGAAGCCGGACATCGTTTCAAACTTATCGTTACTGATGGTGTTTTCTCTATGGATGGCTTGGTGGCCCCATTAGACAAAATCTGTGATTTAGCCGATCAATATGACGCTTTGGTTATGGTGGATGAATGTCATGCCGCCGGATTCATTGGGGCTACCGGAAAAGGCACACTGGAAGCCAAAGGCGTAATGGGCAGAGTGGACATCATCACCGGAACTTTAGGAAAAGCATTAGGTGGTGCTATGGGAGGTTACACTACAGCCAAGAAAGAAGTGATTGAAATTTTACGTCAGCGTTCGCGCCCTTATTTGTTTTCTAATTCTTTAGCTCCCGCTATAGTTGGGGCTTCCATCAAGGTCTTCGAACTTTTAGAAAAAGACACGACCTTGAGAGATAAACTCGAATGGAACACCAACTATTTCAAAGCCGGTATGAAAGCGGCAGGGCTTGATATCATTGACGGTGACTCAGCCATAGTACCGGTTATGCTTTATGACGCTAAGTTATCACAAATCATGGCGGATGAGTTATTAAAAAAGGGTATTTACGTAATTGGATTCTTTTATCCGGTAGTGCCTAAAGACAAAGCCCGAATCAGAGTTCAATTATCTGCGGCTCATACAAAGGAACATTTAGATCAGGCCATAAATGCATTTACAGAAGTTGGAAAGATGCTAAAGGTTATTTAA
- a CDS encoding succinate dehydrogenase cytochrome b subunit: MAKSALLKSSLAKKYWMALTGLFLCLFLAGHLAGNLQLIFSDALHFNQYALFMTSNPAVKILSYLTYLSILFHAVDGFLLTYQNVKARPIGYAKNDPSKNSSFSSRNMAVLGTLILVFIVTHMVNFWAVMHFDKNMPLQSITVEVMGQKQELYVTTNGGYMPVSQVAKSYEEALKTGAQTYVENRTEFYNSQAKVKLAEGYKDLHKITVAFFKDAKFGLMATILYVLSMFLLAFHLLHGFSSAFQSLGLNNPKYTPAIKGFGKAFAILVPLLFAAIPVYIHFFLK, encoded by the coding sequence ATGGCAAAATCTGCACTTTTAAAGTCATCTCTTGCAAAGAAATATTGGATGGCTCTTACAGGTTTATTTTTATGCTTGTTTTTAGCGGGTCACTTAGCTGGAAATCTTCAATTAATTTTTAGTGATGCATTACATTTCAACCAGTATGCATTATTTATGACCTCTAATCCGGCGGTAAAAATTCTTTCTTACCTCACTTACCTTTCTATTTTATTCCATGCTGTTGATGGATTTTTACTAACGTATCAAAACGTAAAAGCGCGACCGATTGGTTATGCTAAAAACGATCCTTCCAAAAACAGTAGTTTTTCTTCGAGAAACATGGCGGTGTTGGGTACTTTGATTTTGGTTTTCATCGTTACACACATGGTTAACTTTTGGGCGGTGATGCATTTTGACAAAAACATGCCGTTGCAAAGTATTACTGTAGAAGTAATGGGGCAGAAACAAGAGCTATATGTTACCACCAATGGCGGTTATATGCCGGTAAGCCAAGTAGCCAAAAGCTACGAAGAGGCATTAAAAACAGGAGCTCAGACTTATGTTGAGAACAGAACAGAGTTTTACAATTCGCAAGCTAAAGTTAAATTAGCCGAAGGATATAAAGATTTGCACAAAATAACTGTGGCTTTCTTCAAAGATGCTAAGTTTGGCTTAATGGCTACTATCCTTTATGTTTTATCCATGTTTCTTTTGGCATTCCACTTATTACATGGATTCAGCAGTGCTTTTCAATCGTTGGGATTAAACAATCCAAAATATACACCGGCCATCAAAGGTTTCGGAAAAGCCTTTGCTATTCTGGTGCCGTTATTATTTGCTGCTATTCCGGTTTACATTCATTTTTTCTTAAAATAA
- a CDS encoding alpha/beta fold hydrolase has protein sequence MKRIWFLNSVTKHIIYKNTKIAYTDEGKGTAIVLLHGFLENKSMWNAFVPELAKKHRVITVDLLGHGETECLGYVHVMEDQADMLYALMLFLKIRKMVLVGHSMGGYVALAFAELYPDHVKGLFLLNSTSRADSPERKVNRDRAVVCVKQNYTSFVSISIANLFSEDNRERLAKEIEKVKKQALKTPLQGIVASLEGMKIRKDREVILHFAPYPMHLVLGKKDGVLIYEDNIDQIEGTQVTITTFPDGHMSHIENEKELKSVLLDFLKKV, from the coding sequence TTGAAACGAATATGGTTCCTTAACTCAGTGACTAAGCACATCATTTACAAAAACACCAAAATTGCTTATACCGATGAAGGTAAAGGCACTGCTATAGTGTTATTGCACGGGTTCCTCGAAAACAAAAGCATGTGGAATGCCTTTGTGCCCGAGTTGGCCAAGAAGCATCGTGTCATCACGGTTGATTTATTAGGTCATGGCGAAACCGAATGTCTGGGCTACGTTCACGTGATGGAAGATCAGGCGGATATGCTGTATGCCTTGATGCTGTTTCTCAAAATCAGAAAGATGGTGCTGGTGGGTCATTCGATGGGCGGGTATGTAGCGCTGGCTTTCGCCGAATTGTATCCCGACCACGTTAAAGGATTATTCCTCCTAAACTCTACCTCAAGAGCTGATAGTCCCGAGCGTAAAGTAAACCGAGACCGAGCTGTAGTTTGTGTCAAACAAAATTACACCAGCTTCGTCAGCATATCAATCGCTAATTTATTCAGCGAAGACAACCGAGAGCGTTTAGCCAAAGAAATTGAAAAAGTAAAGAAACAAGCGCTGAAAACACCTTTGCAGGGTATAGTAGCTTCCCTGGAAGGTATGAAAATACGCAAAGACCGCGAAGTGATACTCCATTTTGCACCCTATCCGATGCATTTAGTGTTGGGCAAAAAAGACGGTGTGCTTATCTACGAAGACAATATCGACCAAATAGAAGGCACACAAGTCACAATCACCACTTTTCCTGACGGACACATGTCCCACATCGAAAATGAAAAAGAATTGAAATCTGTCTTACTTGATTTTTTGAAGAAAGTTTAG
- a CDS encoding aminopeptidase P family protein, protein MKYHQIDRNLFVKNRAKFTAQMKPNSVAVFNSNDIYPVSADSTLPFAQHRDIFYLSGVDQEESILLLFPDAPYEHLKEILFLKETNEHIAIWEGEKLTKDRAFEVSGIKSVIWLQDFHKTLKEVMAYTETMYINTNEHYRATIETETREARFVKWWKESYPAHKVEKSNPILQRLRSIKESEELDLIQKACDITEKGYRRVLNFVKPNVMEYEIEAEFAHEFLRNRSKGFAYTPIIASGNNANVLHYIENNQQCKAGDLILLDVGAEYANYSSDMTRMVPVSGRFTDRQKEVYNAVLRVKNEATKMLVPGTLWKQYHVEVGKIMTSELLGLGLIDKADVQNENPDWPAYKKYFMHGTSHHMGLDTHDYGLLHEPMQANMVFTVEPGIYIPAEGFGIRIEDDMVIQEKGEAFNLMRNIPIEVEEIESIMNS, encoded by the coding sequence ATGAAATACCATCAAATAGACCGCAATTTGTTCGTTAAAAACAGAGCAAAATTTACGGCACAAATGAAACCTAACAGCGTAGCTGTATTCAATTCTAATGATATCTATCCGGTTTCTGCCGACAGCACCTTGCCGTTTGCCCAGCATCGCGATATTTTTTATTTAAGCGGAGTGGATCAAGAGGAAAGCATATTGTTGCTTTTTCCGGATGCGCCTTATGAACACTTGAAAGAAATTCTTTTTCTGAAAGAAACTAACGAACATATTGCTATTTGGGAAGGCGAAAAGCTAACCAAAGACCGCGCTTTCGAGGTATCCGGTATCAAATCAGTAATCTGGTTGCAGGATTTTCACAAAACCTTGAAAGAGGTCATGGCCTATACCGAAACCATGTATATCAATACCAATGAGCACTACCGCGCCACTATTGAAACCGAAACCCGCGAAGCCCGCTTTGTCAAATGGTGGAAAGAAAGCTATCCGGCGCATAAAGTCGAAAAGTCAAATCCTATTCTGCAACGCCTGCGTTCGATTAAAGAAAGTGAAGAACTCGATTTAATCCAAAAAGCTTGCGACATCACTGAAAAAGGCTACCGTCGTGTCTTGAATTTCGTTAAACCTAACGTAATGGAATACGAAATCGAAGCGGAGTTTGCTCACGAATTCCTGAGAAATCGTTCGAAAGGATTTGCCTATACGCCTATCATTGCTTCGGGTAACAATGCCAACGTGTTGCACTATATTGAAAACAATCAGCAATGCAAAGCCGGTGATTTGATTTTGTTGGATGTAGGGGCCGAATACGCCAACTATTCCAGCGATATGACTCGTATGGTGCCGGTTTCCGGTCGCTTTACCGACCGTCAAAAAGAAGTGTATAATGCCGTTTTACGTGTTAAAAACGAAGCTACTAAAATGCTGGTACCGGGCACACTTTGGAAACAATACCATGTTGAGGTGGGCAAAATCATGACATCTGAATTATTAGGGTTAGGTTTAATAGACAAAGCCGATGTGCAAAACGAAAACCCGGATTGGCCGGCCTACAAAAAATACTTCATGCACGGTACCTCACACCACATGGGCTTAGATACACACGATTATGGTTTGTTGCATGAACCAATGCAAGCCAATATGGTTTTCACCGTAGAACCGGGCATCTATATTCCTGCCGAAGGATTTGGAATTCGAATAGAAGACGATATGGTCATTCAGGAAAAAGGAGAAGCCTTCAACTTGATGAGAAATATTCCGATAGAAGTAGAGGAGATTGAATCAATCATGAATTCCTAA